Proteins from one Triticum aestivum cultivar Chinese Spring chromosome 7A, IWGSC CS RefSeq v2.1, whole genome shotgun sequence genomic window:
- the LOC123147294 gene encoding brassinosteroid-responsive RING protein 1, which yields MGFPSVCYCVILPQPLILVLQLLDFLRHAVLFCLSSLGLAAPPAADDHPAYAPPPDLWALAEAAAPSSSLSLASGPAPAPAAIKARLPAVRYADLKSRRCAAGAAAASTCCAVCLGALEARHRVRELGNCAHAFHKACIDKWVDKGQATCPLCRALLLPADADAGKLPSFSF from the coding sequence ATGGGGTTCCCGTCAGTGTGCTACTGCGTCATCCTGCCGCAGCCGCTCATCCTCGTGCTGCAGCTGCTCGACTTCCTCCGCCACGCGGTCCTGTTCTGCCTCTCCTCGCTCGGCCTCGCGGCGCCGCCGGCGGCCGACGACCACCCGGCCTACGCGCCGCCGCCGGACCTCTGGGCcttggcggaggcggcggcgccctCGTCCTCTTTATCCCTGGCGTCCGGGCCAGCGCCCGCGCCGGCGGCCATCAAGGCGCGCCTCCCCGCCGTCCGGTACGCCGACCTCAAGAGCCGCCGCTGCGCCGCCGGGGCCGCGGCGGCGTCGACCTGCTGCGCCGTGTGCCTGGGCGCGCTCGAGGCGCGGCACCGCGTCCGCGAGCTTGGCAACTGCGCGCACGCCTTCCACAAGGCCTGCATAGACAAGTGGGTCGACAAGGGTCAGGCCACTTGCCCCCTCTGCCGCGCGCTCCTCCTCCCCGCCGACGCCGACGCTGGCAAGCTGCCCTCTTTTTCCTTCTGA